The Sorangiineae bacterium MSr11954 DNA segment CGCTGTTGTCCACGCCGCCGCCGATGTTGAAGGCCTTCCCGCGCACGCGATCCATGTGGCCCTCGGCCGCGAGGAAGGCGGCCATCAGGTCGTCGACGAACAGGAGATCGCGCACCTGTTTGCCGTCTCCGTAAATGGTAATGGGCGCCGCGCGCAGGGCCTGGATCAGAAAATGCGCGACCCATCCTTGGTCTTCGGTGCCGAACTGCCTCGGTCCGTAGATGCAGCTCATTCGAAATACCACGGCGGGTATGTCGTAGCTGCGCGCGTAGTCGAGCACGTATTGGTCCGCGGTCCCTTTGGAGCAGCCGTACGGGCTGTGGAAGTCGAGCGGCCGGTCCTCGGCGATGCCCTCGTCGCGGACGCGCGCGTTGCGGGGCTCGTAGCGGCTGCTGGTCTCGATCAGCTCGAGGTCGTCCAGGCCGCCGTACACTTTGTTGGTGGATGTGTAGAATACATGTGGATGCTTCTCCGTGGCGCGCACGGCCTCCAGCACGTTCAGGGTGCCGCGCGCGTTCACGTCGAAGTCGTATTCCGGGTCGCTCAAGCTGGAGGTGACGGCCACCTGCGCCGCGAAGTGGAAGACATGGGATGCACGCGCTACGCACCGGCGTACAGCTGTTGCGTCGCGAACGTCGGCCACCACCACCTCGAGCCCGTGGGGGTGCTGCTCGCGGAGCCACTCGAGGTTGCTCGAGACCGAGGCGCGCGACAGGTTGTCGAGCACGATGACATGGCAGTTCATCGACAGGAGACGGTGGGCGAGGTTACTTCCGATGAAGCCGGCGCCACCCGTGATGACGGCGGTCGCACCTTGCATGGGTGTCGCGTTCATAGTGTGAGCCCTCGTGTTTCGAGCTCCGCCCTGGCGTCCGCGACCCGATCGCGCGCGACCTGTCCGCGGAGCCACTGCGAGAGCTCCTCGATTCCTCGTTCCAGGGTGACGGTGGGCTGGTAGCCGAGCTCGCGCTGGGCGAGCGAGATATCGGCGAAGCAATGCCGAATATCGCCCGCGCGGTAGCGGCCCGTGAGCTCCGGCAAGAGCTCGGGGCGCCCCACGGCCTTGGCGATCATGCGGGCGACCTCCAGGACGGTGACCGAGCGGCCGCTGCCCACGTTGTAGACCTGCCCCGGGGCGCTCTTCGACTCCATGGCGAGGAGGCAGGCGCGCGCGACGTCGTGGACGCTGACGAAATCGCGCTGCTGCAGT contains these protein-coding regions:
- a CDS encoding SDR family NAD(P)-dependent oxidoreductase; the encoded protein is MQGATAVITGGAGFIGSNLAHRLLSMNCHVIVLDNLSRASVSSNLEWLREQHPHGLEVVVADVRDATAVRRCVARASHVFHFAAQVAVTSSLSDPEYDFDVNARGTLNVLEAVRATEKHPHVFYTSTNKVYGGLDDLELIETSSRYEPRNARVRDEGIAEDRPLDFHSPYGCSKGTADQYVLDYARSYDIPAVVFRMSCIYGPRQFGTEDQGWVAHFLIQALRAAPITIYGDGKQVRDLLFVDDLMAAFLAAEGHMDRVRGKAFNIGGGVDNSVSLLELFALLEARFGMRPALHRDLWRLGDQRYYVTNTERFGSLTGWAPRVGVREGVERLLLWLADTRGRLLPRSCDLGAA